A single Desulfonispora thiosulfatigenes DSM 11270 DNA region contains:
- a CDS encoding FliH/SctL family protein, with translation MSSKVIKSVDNSLEGFSIKTKTIAGQNQNNEGNAESEYAILKDAKKQAAFILEKAHEEISALKENSYQEIENLKNEAYEAAYEQGYNEGFAKGQEDAWQKVQEETTGIYDAAKSVLREARQIEKEIYQETEQEIIELCIEMTEKLVSRQIDVNSETIIDIVKEACQQKIEAKQFVIYANPSEVEIIRENKERIASELDSTAKIQIIADNSIEPGGCYLENEEGYVDATLQKRLENLGFAIRSEAV, from the coding sequence TTGTCGTCTAAGGTAATTAAAAGTGTAGATAATTCTTTAGAAGGATTTTCTATTAAAACTAAAACTATAGCCGGGCAAAATCAAAACAACGAAGGCAATGCAGAATCAGAATACGCAATATTAAAAGATGCCAAAAAGCAAGCAGCTTTCATTTTAGAAAAAGCTCATGAAGAAATTAGCGCTTTAAAAGAAAATTCATATCAAGAAATCGAAAACTTAAAAAATGAGGCTTATGAGGCAGCTTATGAACAAGGCTATAACGAAGGTTTTGCTAAAGGGCAGGAAGATGCTTGGCAAAAGGTACAGGAAGAAACGACAGGCATCTATGATGCAGCCAAAAGTGTGCTAAGAGAGGCGCGACAGATTGAAAAGGAGATTTATCAAGAAACTGAGCAAGAAATTATCGAACTTTGCATAGAAATGACGGAAAAGTTAGTTTCTAGGCAAATAGATGTAAATTCAGAAACGATTATTGATATCGTGAAGGAAGCGTGCCAACAAAAAATAGAAGCCAAACAATTTGTGATTTATGCAAATCCTAGTGAGGTTGAAATAATCAGGGAAAATAAAGAAAGAATTGCCTCAGAACTAGATTCAACTGCTAAAATACAAATAATAGCTGATAATAGTATCGAACCAGGTGGTTGTTATTTGGAAAATGAAGAGGGATATGTTGATGCTACTTTACAAAAAAGGCTTGAGAACCTTGGTTTTGCAATTAGAAGTGAGGCCGTATGA
- the fliG gene encoding flagellar motor switch protein FliG, giving the protein MAREAKKLSGTKKAAIFLISMGPEYSAKILKNFKEAEIEKISSEIANTTTVDSELKNSIIEEFLQLNDAQNYIASGGIKYARELLESTLGPQKASEIIKKLTHSSQIRPFSALKKTDPEQLFNFISKEHPQTIALILSYVEPDKSAVILNLMPEKMQSEIARRIATMDRTSPEIIKEVEAILEKKLSSVVTQDFTSAGGIETLVDILNSVDRGTEKSILEDLEQEDVNLAEEIKKRMFIFEDIITLDDTAIRRVLREVDFKDLAYALKGSSEEVAERIYKNLSTRAADMLKEDIELLGPVRIREVETSQQKIVQVIRKLDETGEIIISRGGEDAIVV; this is encoded by the coding sequence ATGGCGCGGGAAGCAAAAAAATTATCTGGGACTAAAAAGGCAGCGATATTTTTAATATCAATGGGACCAGAATATTCAGCTAAGATTCTAAAAAACTTTAAAGAAGCTGAAATAGAAAAAATAAGTAGCGAAATAGCAAATACTACGACAGTTGATTCTGAACTGAAAAATAGCATTATTGAGGAATTTCTTCAATTAAATGATGCCCAGAACTATATAGCTAGTGGTGGAATTAAATATGCTAGAGAGCTACTAGAGTCAACTCTAGGTCCACAAAAAGCAAGTGAAATTATCAAAAAGTTGACTCATAGCTCCCAAATAAGGCCATTTTCAGCACTAAAGAAAACAGACCCAGAGCAATTGTTTAATTTTATCAGCAAAGAGCATCCGCAAACCATTGCTTTAATTTTATCTTATGTCGAACCAGATAAATCAGCTGTGATCCTTAATTTAATGCCTGAAAAAATGCAAAGCGAAATAGCCAGAAGAATAGCCACGATGGATCGTACTTCTCCGGAAATTATAAAAGAAGTAGAGGCTATTTTAGAAAAAAAACTATCTTCAGTAGTGACTCAAGATTTTACATCAGCTGGTGGAATCGAGACGCTGGTAGATATTTTAAATAGTGTTGATAGAGGTACTGAAAAAAGCATTTTGGAGGATTTAGAACAAGAAGATGTTAATTTAGCTGAAGAAATTAAGAAAAGAATGTTTATCTTTGAAGATATTATTACGCTCGATGATACGGCTATTAGGAGAGTTTTACGTGAAGTCGATTTCAAAGACCTTGCTTATGCTCTTAAAGGTTCGAGTGAAGAAGTTGCAGAGAGAATCTATAAAAACTTATCTACAAGAGCAGCAGATATGCTGAAAGAAGATATCGAATTACTAGGACCAGTTAGAATTAGAGAAGTTGAAACTTCTCAACAGAAAATTGTGCAGGTAATTAGAAAGTTAGATGAAACAGGAGAAATAATTATTTCAAGGGGTGGCGAAGATGCCATTGTCGTCTAA
- the fliF gene encoding flagellar basal-body MS-ring/collar protein FliF, with product MNKLLKNLTDRWAKLSKTQKSAVAVMGISLILASIFFYSWMIKINYSPLVSNMQVESAGKIAEKLKEMNVPYKLADEGKTIMVPEEKVYDLRLQLASDGVFTSEGMGFELFDNSPLGTTDFERQLNKQRALQEELRRTIIQLDAVDQARVHLVIPEKSVFIDEQGQSTASIFLKLKPMKSLEPAQIKGIVELVARSVENLDPKNVSVIDTKGQVLSDGINSESAGLSALQLKQQELKKAFEKDLEKRIQNLLERMFGAGKVLTMISADLDFNQREVTSVDWGENVIRSEQLLENDGASSSGNAGLVGENNRLTDTELGDSYPGLDGSGASSSNSSESIKNYEIDKIEEKIKYSPGEIKNLSIAVTVDGRLSQGNRAEIEEIVAAAAGFNPERGDKISVLSMEFDNSLLEENKKEMEKLAAEAQKQENINTIISWVIKGLGALAVLIFVILFMRSRKSKPKKQQVAITQPTPIAQVEEEISKEQQDQKIIANKSMQQQKKAQKIVQENTKEAVQVINTWLSED from the coding sequence ATGAATAAATTGCTTAAAAATTTAACTGATAGATGGGCTAAGTTATCAAAAACACAAAAGTCTGCTGTAGCTGTGATGGGAATTAGTTTGATTTTAGCTTCTATTTTCTTTTACAGTTGGATGATAAAAATTAATTATTCACCTTTAGTTTCTAATATGCAGGTTGAAAGTGCAGGAAAGATAGCAGAAAAGCTCAAGGAAATGAATGTTCCTTACAAATTAGCTGATGAAGGAAAGACGATTATGGTTCCTGAGGAAAAGGTCTATGATTTGCGTTTACAATTAGCTAGTGATGGAGTTTTTACTAGTGAAGGAATGGGCTTTGAATTATTTGATAATAGTCCTCTAGGAACAACAGATTTTGAAAGACAACTTAATAAACAAAGAGCATTGCAAGAAGAATTGCGCAGAACTATCATTCAATTAGATGCGGTAGACCAAGCGAGAGTTCACCTAGTTATTCCTGAAAAAAGTGTTTTTATTGATGAACAAGGTCAATCAACGGCTAGTATATTTTTAAAGTTAAAGCCGATGAAGTCATTAGAACCAGCACAGATAAAAGGTATCGTCGAATTAGTTGCAAGATCTGTGGAAAATTTAGACCCGAAGAATGTTTCGGTTATTGATACAAAAGGGCAAGTTTTAAGCGATGGTATTAATAGTGAAAGTGCAGGTCTTAGCGCTTTACAATTAAAGCAACAAGAATTAAAAAAGGCATTTGAAAAGGATTTAGAAAAAAGAATCCAAAATTTACTTGAAAGAATGTTTGGTGCAGGTAAAGTTTTAACGATGATTTCTGCTGACCTAGACTTTAATCAAAGAGAAGTGACAAGTGTAGATTGGGGCGAAAATGTTATCAGAAGTGAACAATTACTGGAAAATGATGGCGCATCCTCTAGTGGGAATGCAGGACTTGTCGGAGAAAATAATCGTTTAACAGATACTGAATTAGGGGATAGTTATCCGGGTTTAGATGGCTCAGGGGCTTCTTCTAGTAATAGTAGTGAATCTATAAAAAATTATGAAATAGATAAAATTGAAGAAAAGATAAAATATTCTCCAGGAGAAATAAAAAACTTATCCATTGCTGTTACTGTTGATGGTAGATTGTCACAAGGTAATAGGGCGGAAATTGAGGAAATTGTCGCTGCAGCTGCTGGGTTTAACCCCGAACGTGGAGATAAAATTTCAGTACTTAGTATGGAATTTGATAATAGTCTGTTAGAAGAAAACAAAAAGGAAATGGAAAAATTAGCAGCCGAGGCACAAAAACAAGAAAATATTAATACAATAATATCATGGGTAATAAAAGGTTTAGGAGCTTTAGCCGTACTTATTTTTGTAATTTTATTTATGCGTTCGCGTAAGTCAAAACCTAAAAAACAGCAAGTGGCAATAACACAACCTACTCCAATTGCGCAAGTAGAAGAAGAGATAAGTAAAGAACAACAAGATCAAAAGATTATTGCAAATAAAAGTATGCAGCAACAAAAAAAGGCGCAAAAAATTGTGCAAGAAAATACCAAAGAAGCAGTGCAAGTTATTAATACCTGGCTTTCAGAAGATTAG
- the fliE gene encoding flagellar hook-basal body complex protein FliE, whose product MKISLLNPQPLVLPNSIKNTEKDEKNDKPSFGNILQQNLDKVNNIQKEADKITESFLAGEPVELHDVMLSMEKADLAMQLTVQVRNKLVQSYKEISQMQI is encoded by the coding sequence ATGAAAATATCTTTGTTAAATCCGCAACCGTTAGTATTACCAAATAGTATAAAAAATACAGAAAAAGATGAGAAAAATGACAAGCCATCCTTTGGGAATATTTTACAACAAAACTTAGACAAAGTAAACAATATCCAAAAAGAAGCGGACAAAATTACAGAAAGTTTTTTAGCAGGAGAGCCAGTTGAACTTCATGATGTTATGCTTAGCATGGAAAAGGCTGATCTAGCGATGCAATTAACTGTGCAAGTTAGAAATAAATTAGTACAATCTTACAAAGAAATCTCGCAAATGCAAATATAG
- the flgC gene encoding flagellar basal body rod protein FlgC, producing MSLFQSMNISSKGLAAERVRLDLVSENIANINTTRTASGGPYKRKVAIFKESLDKALAYKGNNYQGKGVEVDRIAVDNTPPLMVYDPKHPDANAEGYVAKPNINLANEMVDLISASRAYEANVTVLNTTKSIAMKTLSIGRR from the coding sequence ATGAGTTTATTTCAAAGCATGAATATAAGTTCTAAGGGGCTTGCAGCTGAAAGAGTGAGATTAGACTTAGTTTCTGAAAATATTGCGAATATTAATACAACCAGGACTGCTTCAGGAGGTCCATATAAAAGAAAAGTAGCAATTTTTAAGGAAAGTTTAGATAAAGCTTTAGCTTATAAAGGTAATAATTATCAGGGTAAAGGAGTAGAAGTAGATCGCATAGCAGTAGATAATACCCCTCCTTTAATGGTTTATGATCCTAAGCACCCTGATGCAAATGCAGAGGGCTATGTTGCTAAGCCTAATATTAATTTAGCAAATGAAATGGTTGATTTAATTTCAGCATCCAGAGCTTATGAGGCTAATGTCACCGTGTTAAATACAACAAAAAGTATAGCCATGAAAACATTAAGTATTGGTAGAAGATAG
- the flgB gene encoding flagellar basal body rod protein FlgB, translating to MTVFNNRTLLFLEKGLQGSMVKQKAVAQNMANFNTPGYNSAKVNFKEQLQSALGSSKKIALAATKEGHITNRAPLNKINPQIVKMTNTQINTDGNNVDIDQEMAQMAENLIYQNTAINQLNSRIGILKNVISEGR from the coding sequence GTGACTGTTTTTAATAATCGTACTTTATTGTTTTTAGAAAAAGGATTACAAGGTAGTATGGTAAAACAGAAGGCTGTTGCCCAGAACATGGCAAATTTCAATACGCCAGGGTATAATAGTGCTAAAGTTAATTTTAAGGAACAATTACAAAGTGCATTAGGTAGTAGTAAGAAGATTGCCTTAGCGGCTACAAAAGAGGGTCATATTACAAATAGAGCACCTTTAAACAAGATTAATCCCCAGATAGTCAAAATGACAAATACTCAGATAAATACTGATGGTAATAATGTTGACATTGATCAAGAGATGGCGCAAATGGCTGAAAACTTAATTTATCAAAATACAGCCATAAATCAGTTAAATTCTCGCATAGGGATTTTGAAAAATGTAATTTCGGAGGGAAGATAG
- a CDS encoding EscU/YscU/HrcU family type III secretion system export apparatus switch protein has protein sequence MKKVQKLAVALKYTENDSAPTVVASGKGAIAETILKRAQEENIPAYEDENLAKVLTSVEIGTEIPPELYQAVAGVIAFVWGLDKKYGKEKK, from the coding sequence ATGAAAAAAGTTCAAAAATTAGCCGTTGCACTTAAATATACTGAGAATGATAGTGCCCCAACTGTCGTTGCTTCAGGTAAAGGAGCTATTGCTGAGACAATTTTAAAAAGGGCACAAGAAGAAAATATCCCTGCTTATGAAGATGAAAATTTAGCCAAAGTTTTAACTTCAGTAGAGATCGGAACTGAAATTCCACCAGAACTTTATCAAGCTGTAGCAGGAGTAATCGCTTTTGTCTGGGGATTAGATAAGAAATATGGCAAGGAGAAAAAATAA
- a CDS encoding SulP family inorganic anion transporter, whose protein sequence is MIKKIKQEWFSNVRADVLAGIVVALALIPEAIAFSIIAGVDPMIGLYASFCIAVVISFVGGRPGMISAATGAMALLMVPLVKEHGLNYLLAATVLTGIIQILFGVFKIAKVMKFIPRAVMIGFVNALAILIFMAQVPHFLGISNMTYIFVAITLFIVYLLPRLTKSVPAPLIAIIALTSVTLYANIDLRTVGDLGAITRTLPEFLVPSIPFNFETLAIIFPYSFALAIVGLLETLLTSSIVDDMTGTDSDKNKEARGQGIANIVAGFFGGMAGCAMIGQSVINVKSGGRGRLSTLVAGLFLMFLIIVLGDLVVQIPMPVLVGIMIMVSIGTFDWSSFSYLKKAPKSDAAVMLVTVIIIVATHDLSKGVIAGVILSTIFFVAKISKIKVKEHQTGENTIFELEGQLFFASVEDFVESFDFNVQNRNIIIDFSKAHIWDDSAVGAVDKAVMNYRENNNKVTIKGLNSASKKIVDKLAIYQNLNTNLMPH, encoded by the coding sequence TTGATAAAAAAAATTAAACAAGAATGGTTTTCAAATGTCAGAGCAGATGTCCTCGCGGGAATCGTAGTTGCTTTAGCCTTAATTCCAGAAGCAATTGCTTTTTCAATTATTGCGGGGGTCGATCCTATGATCGGATTATATGCTTCTTTTTGTATTGCTGTGGTTATCTCCTTTGTGGGCGGACGTCCTGGAATGATTTCAGCTGCAACAGGGGCAATGGCATTATTAATGGTTCCGCTCGTTAAAGAGCATGGACTTAATTATTTATTAGCCGCAACAGTTCTTACTGGAATTATCCAAATATTGTTTGGCGTTTTTAAAATTGCAAAGGTAATGAAATTTATTCCACGTGCAGTTATGATTGGCTTTGTTAATGCACTTGCTATTTTAATTTTCATGGCGCAAGTTCCTCACTTTTTAGGCATTTCAAACATGACCTATATTTTTGTGGCAATTACCCTATTTATCGTTTATCTCTTACCTAGACTTACAAAATCAGTCCCTGCTCCCTTAATTGCTATAATTGCCTTAACATCAGTTACACTTTATGCAAATATAGATTTAAGAACCGTAGGCGATCTTGGAGCGATCACTAGAACATTACCCGAATTTCTTGTTCCAAGTATTCCCTTTAACTTTGAAACATTAGCTATTATTTTTCCTTATTCCTTTGCCTTAGCTATCGTTGGTTTATTAGAAACATTGCTCACATCTTCAATTGTCGATGATATGACAGGCACAGACAGTGATAAAAATAAAGAAGCTAGAGGTCAAGGAATTGCAAATATAGTTGCTGGATTTTTTGGGGGTATGGCAGGTTGTGCTATGATCGGTCAATCAGTGATTAATGTTAAATCTGGAGGACGAGGCAGATTATCTACATTAGTGGCAGGATTATTTTTAATGTTTTTAATAATAGTTTTAGGCGATTTAGTAGTCCAAATCCCTATGCCTGTACTTGTTGGGATTATGATTATGGTATCAATTGGTACATTTGACTGGTCATCATTTAGTTATTTAAAAAAGGCACCTAAAAGCGATGCTGCTGTAATGCTCGTAACAGTCATTATTATCGTAGCTACACATGATTTATCTAAAGGCGTCATTGCCGGAGTTATCTTAAGTACGATTTTCTTTGTGGCTAAGATTTCTAAAATTAAAGTAAAAGAACATCAAACGGGTGAAAATACAATCTTTGAATTAGAAGGTCAATTATTTTTTGCCTCGGTAGAAGATTTTGTAGAATCCTTTGACTTTAATGTACAGAATAGAAATATTATCATCGATTTCTCCAAAGCACATATCTGGGATGATAGTGCAGTAGGAGCTGTCGATAAAGCAGTAATGAACTATAGGGAAAATAATAATAAAGTAACCATCAAAGGGCTAAATTCCGCAAGTAAAAAGATCGTCGATAAACTTGCCATCTATCAGAATTTAAATACAAACTTAATGCCACATTAA
- a CDS encoding universal stress protein: MYENILLAVDGSENSLRATREAVKIASLLHKCMIEVIFVADFSKSKNEVLHSLGKEELEQSRKKKLLPIIEELKANNLTHEIKILPGDPGPTIVQYANDNEFDLVVIGSRGLNLLQEMVLGSVSHKVVKRVAAPVLVVK; the protein is encoded by the coding sequence ATGTACGAAAATATTTTATTAGCAGTTGATGGATCAGAAAACTCCTTACGAGCAACTAGGGAAGCAGTAAAAATAGCTTCCTTACTCCATAAATGTATGATTGAAGTTATCTTTGTCGCTGATTTTTCTAAATCTAAAAACGAAGTCCTACATTCCCTAGGAAAAGAAGAATTAGAACAGTCACGCAAAAAAAAGCTCCTTCCCATAATAGAAGAATTAAAAGCTAATAATTTAACGCATGAAATAAAAATATTGCCGGGTGATCCAGGCCCAACCATAGTACAGTACGCTAATGATAATGAATTTGATCTCGTCGTGATCGGTAGTCGTGGCCTTAACTTACTCCAAGAAATGGTCTTAGGAAGTGTCAGCCATAAAGTAGTAAAACGAGTGGCAGCTCCTGTTTTAGTGGTAAAATAA
- the mntA gene encoding type VII toxin-antitoxin system MntA family adenylyltransferase antitoxin — protein sequence MKEDILQKLKYFIKEIDQEYKIKLAYLFGSFARGEENDQSDSDIAICFMEEYSSFDDVMIRGDLIERGKETLKRKVDILNLDKAPISLKYIVVQQGIILKDNNERATFESLVLREYFDFAYYAEKYNAAILESIKNDEYFGGNNG from the coding sequence ATGAAAGAGGACATTTTACAAAAACTAAAGTATTTTATTAAGGAAATAGATCAAGAATATAAAATTAAATTGGCTTATTTATTTGGTTCTTTTGCGCGGGGAGAAGAAAATGACCAAAGTGATAGTGATATTGCTATTTGCTTTATGGAGGAATACTCTTCTTTTGATGATGTAATGATTAGGGGAGATTTGATTGAAAGAGGTAAGGAAACTTTAAAAAGAAAAGTGGATATATTAAATCTAGATAAAGCCCCTATCAGTTTAAAATATATAGTTGTACAGCAGGGAATAATTCTAAAAGACAATAATGAAAGAGCTACTTTTGAATCTTTAGTTTTAAGAGAATATTTTGATTTTGCTTATTATGCAGAAAAATACAATGCAGCTATCTTGGAAAGTATTAAAAATGATGAGTACTTTGGAGGAAATAATGGTTAA
- a CDS encoding YjfB family protein, whose protein sequence is MDIAALSMIKSQAQLQQDVGVAMMKKVMNTAEQRSNFINEMLGSSSKSPQANLPHMGNNIDKYV, encoded by the coding sequence ATGGATATAGCGGCTTTATCTATGATAAAAAGTCAGGCTCAGTTACAGCAAGATGTAGGGGTTGCAATGATGAAAAAGGTTATGAATACGGCTGAACAAAGGAGCAATTTTATTAATGAAATGTTAGGTTCTTCTTCCAAATCACCTCAAGCAAATTTACCCCATATGGGTAATAATATAGATAAGTATGTTTAA
- a CDS encoding type II toxin-antitoxin system Phd/YefM family antitoxin yields MKIDINRIVSINELENNFSEFCSKLKSENEVYIFQDNKPTHVIMTIEHYQNLLEGASSESNEANDDSIEKLLNKIGKRIFVDYYYIFKEDNNPEEQLPSGDNGFSLNSRRSRSSSARKIFREDLEIDALENIVQSSRLDDITLTKARKILSQETSNESLVVGANLEEDEKGHNLKIGKLARTFITKFLNENVISKYELEKMETAEYSKEVFNLNFEILKLVDRQVDIDKQKRDSKGYNRYYDLILHTDGGEYFLCSQWVENLHREAFETWLVYKLLRLLTVRVNGISANKEFTVKSVLNDCWIYVPFKVRQSLGRKFISEIRKSRVANVIEVDRVVNNSQVYKKMEE; encoded by the coding sequence GTGAAAATTGATATTAATAGAATTGTAAGCATTAATGAATTAGAAAATAATTTTAGTGAGTTTTGTTCTAAATTGAAATCTGAAAATGAAGTATATATTTTTCAAGACAATAAACCTACTCATGTAATCATGACTATCGAACATTATCAGAATTTACTAGAAGGCGCTAGCAGTGAATCCAATGAAGCAAATGACGATAGTATTGAAAAATTACTAAATAAAATTGGTAAAAGGATATTTGTTGATTATTACTACATCTTTAAAGAAGATAATAACCCAGAAGAGCAACTGCCAAGTGGAGATAATGGTTTCTCATTAAACTCTAGGAGAAGTAGAAGTTCAAGTGCAAGGAAAATTTTTAGAGAGGATCTTGAAATAGATGCATTAGAGAATATAGTACAATCTTCTAGATTAGATGATATAACCCTCACTAAAGCAAGAAAAATTCTATCTCAAGAAACTAGCAATGAGTCACTTGTAGTAGGAGCGAACTTAGAGGAAGACGAAAAAGGACACAATTTAAAAATAGGAAAATTGGCTAGAACGTTTATTACTAAGTTTTTGAATGAAAATGTTATCTCTAAATATGAACTAGAAAAAATGGAAACTGCAGAATATTCGAAAGAAGTATTTAACCTTAATTTTGAGATTCTGAAGCTTGTAGATAGGCAAGTTGATATTGATAAGCAAAAACGAGATAGTAAAGGGTATAATCGATATTACGATTTAATATTGCATACAGATGGTGGAGAATACTTTCTTTGTTCACAATGGGTTGAAAATCTTCATAGAGAAGCTTTTGAAACTTGGCTTGTTTATAAATTATTAAGGTTATTGACTGTAAGGGTAAATGGGATAAGTGCGAATAAAGAATTTACAGTTAAGTCAGTACTGAATGATTGTTGGATATATGTGCCTTTCAAAGTAAGACAAAGCCTCGGACGTAAATTTATATCGGAAATCAGAAAAAGTAGAGTTGCAAATGTTATTGAGGTAGACAGGGTAGTAAATAATTCCCAAGTATACAAGAAAATGGAGGAATAA